GAGCATGACCATCATCCACAGCACCGAGTACCGGCCCACGCCCAGCGCGTCCGGCAGGTTCTTCCACAGCACGTCCTGGAGCTGCTCGGCCGCCGCGCTCACCCCGACGAACAGCAGACTCGCCACCACGCCCACGACGAGGGCGGGAAGGATCAACGGCAGCAGCGCGCGTGCCGGGGCCGGCGGAGCGACGGGCGTCTGCGCGGTGTCCTGGGCCACGCGCTCACGATAAGGGGGCATAACGGCATGAACACCTTGAAGGAGTCTCTTCGGGGACGCAGGCGGCGGGGGCGGGGCGGAGGCGTGGCAGGGCAGGGAGGGGCGGGGCTTGCACCTCACGCGACGTGAGGACGCACCGTGGAGCGCGTACCGAGAAGGGAGCGGACGAAGTGAGTCACTCCGTAGGACAGGTGGCCGGTTTCGCCGGAGTCACGGTGCGCACACTGCACCACTACGACGCCATCGGCCTGCTCGTCCCGAGCGAGCGCAGCCACGCGGGCCACCGCCGATACGGCGACGCGGACCTCGACCGGCTGCAGCGGATCCTGTTCTACAGAGAGCTCGGCTTCCCGCTCGAGGAGGTCGCGGCCCTGCTCGACGACCCGACGGCGGACCCGCGCGCGCAGTTGCGCCGCCAGCACGAACTGCTGACCGCCCGGATCGAGAAGCTGCAGAAGATGGCCGCGGCCGTGGAACACGCCATGGAGGCACGCGAGATGGGCATCGACCTCACACCCGAGGAAAGGTTCGAGATCTTCGGCGGCAAGGACCCCGAGCAGTACGCCGAAGAGGCGGAAGCGCGCTGGGGCGGCACCGCGGAGTACGCCGAGTCGCAGCGCAGGGCCGCCCGCTACACCAAGGAGGACTGGCAACGCCTCCAGGCCGAGGTCGACGCCTGGCAGGAGCGCTACGTGGCCCTGATGGCCGCCGGAGAGTCCCCGACCGGCGACGCGGCCATGGACCTGGCCGAGGAGCACCGGCGGCACATCGGCACCTGGTTCTACGAGTGCCCGTACCCCATGCATCTGAGCCTCGCCGGGATGTACGTCTCCGACGAGCGCTTCAAGGCGTTCTACGACTCCATGCGGCCGGGTCTGGCCGAGCACCTCAAGGAGGCGATCACGGCGAACGCGGCCCGTGGGACAGCGTGACGGACTGACGGACTGACGGTCTGACGGCCTGGCGGTGGTCCTGGCCCGGGTCACTCCCGGGCCAGGACCACCGCCGTCCCGTACGCGCACACCTCGGTGCCCACGTCCGCCGCCTCCGTCACGTCGAAGCGGAACATCAGCACGGCGTTGGCCCCACGCGTGCGTGCCTGCTCGACGAGCCGTTCCATTGCCTGGTTGCGGGTCTCCACGAGGGTCTTCGTCAGCCCCTTGAGCTCACCGCCGATCATCGACTTCAGCCCCGCGCCGATCTGGCTGCCCAGGTGCCGCGAGCGCACGGTCAGTCCGAAGACCTCGCCGATGACCTGCTCGACCCGGTGGCCGGGTACGTCGTTCGTCGTCACGACCAGCACGTCCGACTGGGGACCCTGGCCGCCGCCGTATTCCTCGATGCCCATGGTTCACAGCTTTGCCCCAGCAGGGCCACAGTGCATCCTGGAGTCACCGGTGGAACCTGGGGCGGACACATTGCGTTGATAGCTTTGTGCGGCCGTACCAGGCCGCTGCACCTCCCTCCACCCCCTCAGGAGCCCGGAACCGTGACGACGCTTGCCCTCGGACCGAGCTGGCTGGATCCGAACTACCTCCTCGACACCTACAGCATCTGGGGCCTGCTCCTGATCGTGTTCGCGGAGTCGGGGCTCCTCATCGGCTTCTTCCTGCCCGGCGACTCGCTGCTGTTCACGGCCGGTCTGCTGATCGCGACGAACCAGCTGGACTTCCCGCTCTGGGGGGCGATCGCCCTCATCTGCGTGGCCGCGATCCTGGGGGACCAGGCGGGTTACATGTTCGGCAAGAAGGTGGGCCCGTCCCTCTTCAACCGACCGGACTCCCGCCTCTTCAAGCAGGAGAACATCGTCAAGGCGCACGAGTTCTTCGAGAAGTACGGCCCGAAGTCCCTGGTCCTCGCCCGCTTCGTGCCCATCGTGCGCACGTTCACGCCGATCATCGCCGGCGTCAGCGGCATGAAGTACCGCTCGTTCCTGGTCTTCAACGTCGTCGGCGGTGTCCTGTGGGGCGCGGGCGTGACCCTGCTGGGCTCCTGGCTCGGCAAGATCGAGTTCGTGCACAAGAACATCGAGGCGATGCTCATCCTGGTCGTCCTCATCTCGGTGGTCCCGATCATCATCGAGTTCCTGCGCGCACGCTCCAAGAGCAAGAAGAACCCGGCGCAGCCCCCGGCCGAGCAGCAGCCCCAGCAGCCGTACCAGCAGCACCCCCCGGTCATGGACGACGCCACGACCCAGCTCCGCCGCATCGAAGAGCCCACGCAGTACGGCTACCAGGACCAGGGTCAGAACCAGAACCAGAACCAGCAGAACGACTACTACGCGCAGCAGTACCCGCAGCAACAGCAGTACGCCCAGCCGCAGTACCCCCAGGAATGGGACCAGCCCCAGCAGCAGTACCCGTACAACCAGAACCAGGGCTACTAGCAGCGCAGCAGCGCCCCTTGAGGGACGCGGGGCCGGGCGGAGGGGTGTACGCCGTTCAGAACCCCCGCGTCCGCTTGGCGGCCCGCCGCTTCTCCGCGGAGCCCACCCTCAGGAACAGCCGCGACACCTCGGACCCCAGGTTCACCCCGATGGCGATGGCCATGGCCAGCGCCGCGGCCTTGGTGAGCGACACCAACCCCGCGTCCACCTCGTTCTGCGCGATGGACAGCAGCCCGAAATAGGTCGCCGACCCTGGCAACAGGGGCCCGATCGCGGCGGTGGTGTACGGCAGGGCGGAAGCGAACCGGTAGCGCGACAGCAGCTGCCCGAACAACCCCACCACCCCCGCCGCGACGGCCGTGGAGGCCACCGGCGAGAGATCGCCGGCGTAGCGCATCGCGCCGTACACCGACCACGCGACGCCCCCGTTGAGCGTCACGGCGAGCACGGTGGATCGTTCCTGCTGAAGCAGCGCGGCGAAGGTCAGCGACACCAGCATCGACGCGCCGAGCTGCCACAGCGGCCGCTCGGTGACGCCCAGGGCCGCGTCCGGGTTGAGATGGGCGCCCAGCTGCACGCCGACGTAGAGCATCACCAGCACGCCGATGACGATGCCGACGAAGAAGTACATGACCTCCAGCAGACGCGCGGCCGCGGTGATGTAGAAGCCCGTCAGACCGTCCTGGACGCCCGCCACGAGCGCCCGCCCGGGCAGCAGGGCGAACAGTCCACCGGTGATGACCGCGGACGCCTTCACGTCGACGTCGGCCAGCGTCAGCGCGATGCCGAGCGCGGCCGGCGGCATCGCGGCGACCAGGAACTGGTAGAACTCCGGCAGCCCGCGCCCCGCGCACAGCCACGCCAGCCGGTCGCCGAGCATCGCGCCCAGCGCGGCCGCCACGAACACCACGACGTCACCGCCGACCAGCACCGAGGCCGCGCCCGCGAGCAGCCCGCTCGCCGAGGTGAGCACCCAGGTCGGGTAGGGATGCCGGTTGCGGCGCATCGCCGCCAGCCGCCGGTAGGCCTCCTCCAGGGTGACGTGGGTCTCCGGGTCCGGGTCGCTCAGGTCGTCGACGAGCCGGAAGACGGCCGCCAGGCGCGTGTAGTCGGTGCCGCGCCGACGCACCGTCCGCGACGCCGTCACCGGGTCCTCCACCAGCGACGGCTGGTACGAGATCGACAGCAGCGTGAAGGTGACGGTCGGCTCGCAGCGGTCCAGCCCGTACGAGCGGCAGACCGCGAACATCGCGGCCTCCACGTCCTCGGCGCCCTCCCCGCCCGCCAGCAGCAACTCCCCGATGCGCAGGGTCAGGTCGAGCACGCGCGGGACGGCCGGACCGTCCTCCTCCGCCTTCGGGCCGGGCTCCGGCGCGGGCCGCTCGGCCACCGGCATCCGCAGCATCGTGCGCATCCGGTCCTGCCAGGGCACGTCCTTGGTCAGACTGACCACCGGTATCCCGTCGGCCGGCGTGAACGCGGCCGGGGCGTGCCGGGCGCTGTACGTGCTCGGCCGACTGAACGCCGACCCCTCGGCCTCCGCGCCGGCCGCCGACACGTCCAGCCCCGCCGGAACGGCGAACTCCGACGTCGTCTCCGACTCGCCGCCGCTCTTCCCGCCGCTCTTGCCGACGGCCATGCCCGCCGGAATCGCGAACTCGGAGGTCACCTCGGACTCGAAGGCGTTCCTCGCCTCGTCCGACTGCGGCTTGCGGTCCTCCGCCTCCGTCACTGAGCAAGCTCCCTGAACGACGCCTTCCGTAGGCCTCAGTATGCGCACAGACGCGCGAAAGGGCCGCACGCGTACGCGTGCGGCCCTTTACGCACCTCTACAAGGCCGGTCTCTGCAAGACCTGGAGCCTCAGTGACCGCCCTGGTCCTTGAAGCGCTTGTACGACCGCTCGATCTCGGCCTCGGCGTCGGTGCGGCCCACCCAGTCGGCGCCCTCGACGGACTTGCCGGGCTCGAGGTCCTTGTAGACCTCGAAGAAGTGCTGGATCTCCAGGCGGTCGAACTCCGACACGTGGTGGATGTCCCGCAGGTGCTCCACGCGCGGGTCGGTCGCCGGGACGCACAGCAGCTTGTCGTCGCCGCCGGCCTCGTCCGTCATCCGGAACATGCCGATCGCACGGCACTTGATGAGACAGCCCGGGAAGGTCGGCTCGTCCAGGATGACCAGCGCGTCGAGCGGGTCGCCGTCCTCGCCGAGAGTGTTCTCGACGAATCCGTAGTCGGTCGGGTAGGCGGTCGAGGTGAAGAGTCGACGGTCCAGGCGGATCCGACCGGTCTCGTGGTCCACCTCGTACTTGTTCCGCGAACCCTTCGGGATCTCGATCGTGACGTCGAACTCCACCGGTGGCTCCTCCATGATCAGCACATAGTTCTGGTGGTTAAGTGTCCCTCACGCAGCTGGGTGATCGCGAAAGGGGCTGGTGTTCGTGCCAGAGCTGAGGCCTTGGCGAGCCGCGAGACCGCATGTGGTGCGGGCCGCGAACGCCGTACGACCGCGTCTGGCACGGGCCGCAGAGATCGTACGGCCACGTCTCGCGCGCGTTGCCGCGGCCGTCGAGCCGCAGGTCGCACGGCTCACACAGGCGGCGAAACCGCAGCTCGCGCGCATCACGAGGCCGAAGGTCGGCCGGAACGTCAGATCCTGGCAGTACACCGCGGGCGCGGCGACCGCCGGGCTGGCGCTGGCCGCCGGCGTGGTGACCGCCGCAGGCCCCTGGGACTCCACCGGTCAGCGTACGGCCGAGCGGGACCGGGCCGCCGCACTCGAACGGACGGGTGGCGCAGATCACGGCCGCACGGAAGAATCCGCTCATTCCTCCGGTTCGTCGGGTTCGTCTGGTTCAGATGGTTCTTCCGGTACGTCCGACAGCGCCGCCGGAGCGCCCCGGCCCGCCCCCAGCGCCGCCTCCGTCCTCGCGGGCCTCGGCGGGTCCGCCGGCGCCGTGAAGGCCGCCCCGAACGCCCTCCCGACCGGCACGGGCCTGGCGGGCGTCCTGAAGCCGCTCCTGAGCGACCCGGCCCTCGGCGCCCGGCACACCGCCGCGGTCGTCGACGTGGCCACCGGCAAACGCCTGTACGGCGTCGGGGCCGACACGGCGCTGACCCCGGCTTCCACCACGAAGATCGCCACCGCCGTCGCCGCGCTCTCCGCGATGGGCGCCGAGCACCGCCTCACCACCCGCGCCGCGTTCGAGGCCGACACCAAGGAACTCGTCCTCGTCGGCGGCGGCGACCCCACCCTCACGGCCCGCGAGGACGCCGGAGACTGGGCGAGCCTGCGCACCCTCGCCGCCTCGACGGCCACCGCCCTGAAGAAACGCGGCATCACGCGCGTGACGCTCTCGTACGACACGACGCTCTTCGCCGGCCCCGAAGTTCACCCCATCGGGGTCAACCCCAACCTCGCTCCCGTCACCGCCCTGAGTGCCGACGAGGGCCGCACCGACGACTCCGCGAGCGGCCCGGTGACCCGCGTGGCCGACCCGGCGGCGGACACGACCCGCAAGTTCGCCGGGTTCCTGAAGTCCGCCGGCGTCACGACCACGACCCCCGGCCCCTCGAAGGCGACCACCCGCGCGCAGACCCTCGCCACGGTCTCCTCGCCCCCGCTGTCCGCCCTGGTCGAACGGATGCTCACCAACAGCGACAACGACATCGCCGAGGCGCTCGCCCGCCAGACCGCCGTCGCGACCGGCGCCCGCGCCGACTTCGGCGGCGCCGGCAAGGCCGTCCAGGCCCAGCTGAAGAAGCTCGGACTGCCGGTGAAGGGCGCCGCCTTCAAGGACGGCAGCGGCCTCGACCGCGAGGACCGCCTCACGGCGAACCTCCTGACCGCCCTCCTGGTCAAGGCCGGCGATCCGACCCGCCCCGATCTGCGCCCCGTCCTCACCGGCCTCCCGATCGCCGGCTTCACCGGCACCCTCAGCGCCCGTTACGCCGACGGCGCGGCCGGCGTCGTACGCGCCAAGACCGGCACCCTCACCGGCGTCAACGCCCTCGCCGGCACGGTCGTGGACCAGGACGGCCGGCTGCTGGCGTTCGCCCTCCTGACGGCGGACACCACGGACCCGACGGCGGCTCAGGCGGCCCTGGACCGGACGGCGACGGCGCTCGCGGGCTGCGGGTGCAGGTAGGGGAGTTCCCCGTCGGCCCCGCACCCGCGACCCTGACGTCCCCCTGACTCGCCCGTCGCGGCCTGCCCGCAACGGCGGCGCTCCCGTACGGTTGACACATGACGAGCATCGGTGGTGCCGCTTCTCCCGGGATGGTCGACTGGAATCTCGCGGTGGCGACCGCGACCCGGCTGGTACGGCCGGGCCCCGAGGTGAGCCGCGACGAGGCCCGGGCGATCGTCGCGGAGCTTCGCCGGCACGCCAAGGCCTCGGAGGGACACGTCCGGGGCTTCACTCGTATGGGCACCGAGGACATCCACGACACCCCGGTCCTGGTCGTCGACCGCCCCGGCTGGGTGCGGGCGAACGTCGCGGGTTTCCGGGAGATCCTCAAGCCCCTCCTCGACAAGATGCAGGAGCGGCGCGGCAGCACCCCCGGCGGCGCGGTCCTCGGCGCCGTCGGCGGCAAGGTCACCGGCGTCGAGCTCGGCATGCTGCTGTCGTTCCTGTCCTCCCGCGTCCTCGGCCAGTACGAGACCTTCGCCCCGGCCACCCGCGAACTCCCGGCGGGCGGCAACGGCGGCGGCCGACTGCTCCTCGTCGCGCCGAACATCGTGCACGTGGAGCGCGAACTCGACGTCGAGCCCCATGACTTCCGCCTCTGGGTGTGCCTCCACGAGGAGACCCACCGCACCCAGTTCTCCGCGGTGCCCTGGCTGCGCGACCATCTCGAGGGTGAAATCCAGTCGTTCTTGGGGGAGACGGACGTCGACCCCATGACCTTCCTGGAGCGCATCCGGGAAGCCGCCCAGTCCCTCGCCGGAGGCCGTCCCGAGGGCGAGGAGGACGACGGCGGGCGCTCCCTGGTCGAGCTCGTGCAGACCCCGGCCCAGCGGGAGATCCTCGCGCGCCTCACCGCCGTGATGTCCCTCCTGGAGGGACACGCCGACTTCGTGATGGACGGAGTCGGTCCCGACGTCGTGCCGAGCGTCGCGGAGATCCGCGAGAAGTTCCAGCAGCGTCGCGCCAAGGGCGCCTCCCGACTGGACGGCGCCCTGCGCAAGCTGCTCGGCCTGGACGCCAAGCTCCGGCAGTACCGGGACGGCGAGCGGTTCGTGCGCGCCGTGGTCGACCAGGTCGGCATGGACGGCTTCAACCGCGTATGGACCTCCCCGAACACACTTCCGACCAAGACCGAGATCGCCACCCCGGCGGACTGGGTCGCGCGGGTGCACCGCAAGGCGGATTCGTGAGCCCGCCACGAGCGGGGTGAGCCGAAACCGGCCGACGGCAGGCGAACGCCCCTTCAATCACCCGTCCGAGGGACCGTGAGCCCTCGGCAGGCGTGCAATGCTCGGGGAACGGCCCGGTTCTGTCACCATCTACACACTCTGAGTGACCGACCTCGGGTTCACCCCCGAAACTTCATGAAGGGAACCGGACAGTGGGTCCCCATCCTGCGGTCGCGGCGATACGCCTGGCGGTCCGCCGCGTTCTTCACGACATCCTCAACGACCATCAGCCCGCCGCCGTCTCCGCGCCGACCGCGCACGAGCGCCCGCCCGCGCCGCTCGTGCTCGTGGCGTGCTCCGGCGGCGCCGACTCCATGGCGCTCGCCTCCGCCCTCGCCTTCGAAGCACCCAAGCTCGGCATCCGGGCCGGCGGCGTCACCGTCGACCACGGTCTGCAGCCCGGCTCCGACCTGCGCGCCGACGAGGTCGTCCTGCGCCTGCGCGAACTCGGACTCGACCCCGTCGAGTCCGCCGCCGTGTCCGTAGGCCGCGAAGGCGGACCCGAAGCCGCCGCCCGCGACGCCCGCTACGCCGCCCTCGACGCCGCGGCCGAACGCCACGGCGCCGCCGCGGTCCTCCTCGGCCACACCCGCGACGACCAGGCCGAGACCGTCCTGCTCGGCCTCGCCCGCGGCTCCGGCATCCGC
This window of the Streptomyces sp. NBC_01275 genome carries:
- the dacB gene encoding D-alanyl-D-alanine carboxypeptidase/D-alanyl-D-alanine-endopeptidase, producing MFVPELRPWRAARPHVVRAANAVRPRLARAAEIVRPRLARVAAAVEPQVARLTQAAKPQLARITRPKVGRNVRSWQYTAGAATAGLALAAGVVTAAGPWDSTGQRTAERDRAAALERTGGADHGRTEESAHSSGSSGSSGSDGSSGTSDSAAGAPRPAPSAASVLAGLGGSAGAVKAAPNALPTGTGLAGVLKPLLSDPALGARHTAAVVDVATGKRLYGVGADTALTPASTTKIATAVAALSAMGAEHRLTTRAAFEADTKELVLVGGGDPTLTAREDAGDWASLRTLAASTATALKKRGITRVTLSYDTTLFAGPEVHPIGVNPNLAPVTALSADEGRTDDSASGPVTRVADPAADTTRKFAGFLKSAGVTTTTPGPSKATTRAQTLATVSSPPLSALVERMLTNSDNDIAEALARQTAVATGARADFGGAGKAVQAQLKKLGLPVKGAAFKDGSGLDREDRLTANLLTALLVKAGDPTRPDLRPVLTGLPIAGFTGTLSARYADGAAGVVRAKTGTLTGVNALAGTVVDQDGRLLAFALLTADTTDPTAAQAALDRTATALAGCGCR
- a CDS encoding MerR family transcriptional regulator, which codes for MSHSVGQVAGFAGVTVRTLHHYDAIGLLVPSERSHAGHRRYGDADLDRLQRILFYRELGFPLEEVAALLDDPTADPRAQLRRQHELLTARIEKLQKMAAAVEHAMEAREMGIDLTPEERFEIFGGKDPEQYAEEAEARWGGTAEYAESQRRAARYTKEDWQRLQAEVDAWQERYVALMAAGESPTGDAAMDLAEEHRRHIGTWFYECPYPMHLSLAGMYVSDERFKAFYDSMRPGLAEHLKEAITANAARGTA
- a CDS encoding zinc-dependent metalloprotease, producing the protein MTSIGGAASPGMVDWNLAVATATRLVRPGPEVSRDEARAIVAELRRHAKASEGHVRGFTRMGTEDIHDTPVLVVDRPGWVRANVAGFREILKPLLDKMQERRGSTPGGAVLGAVGGKVTGVELGMLLSFLSSRVLGQYETFAPATRELPAGGNGGGRLLLVAPNIVHVERELDVEPHDFRLWVCLHEETHRTQFSAVPWLRDHLEGEIQSFLGETDVDPMTFLERIREAAQSLAGGRPEGEEDDGGRSLVELVQTPAQREILARLTAVMSLLEGHADFVMDGVGPDVVPSVAEIREKFQQRRAKGASRLDGALRKLLGLDAKLRQYRDGERFVRAVVDQVGMDGFNRVWTSPNTLPTKTEIATPADWVARVHRKADS
- a CDS encoding DedA family protein; translation: MTTLALGPSWLDPNYLLDTYSIWGLLLIVFAESGLLIGFFLPGDSLLFTAGLLIATNQLDFPLWGAIALICVAAILGDQAGYMFGKKVGPSLFNRPDSRLFKQENIVKAHEFFEKYGPKSLVLARFVPIVRTFTPIIAGVSGMKYRSFLVFNVVGGVLWGAGVTLLGSWLGKIEFVHKNIEAMLILVVLISVVPIIIEFLRARSKSKKNPAQPPAEQQPQQPYQQHPPVMDDATTQLRRIEEPTQYGYQDQGQNQNQNQQNDYYAQQYPQQQQYAQPQYPQEWDQPQQQYPYNQNQGY
- a CDS encoding threonine/serine exporter ThrE family protein, with the translated sequence MTEAEDRKPQSDEARNAFESEVTSEFAIPAGMAVGKSGGKSGGESETTSEFAVPAGLDVSAAGAEAEGSAFSRPSTYSARHAPAAFTPADGIPVVSLTKDVPWQDRMRTMLRMPVAERPAPEPGPKAEEDGPAVPRVLDLTLRIGELLLAGGEGAEDVEAAMFAVCRSYGLDRCEPTVTFTLLSISYQPSLVEDPVTASRTVRRRGTDYTRLAAVFRLVDDLSDPDPETHVTLEEAYRRLAAMRRNRHPYPTWVLTSASGLLAGAASVLVGGDVVVFVAAALGAMLGDRLAWLCAGRGLPEFYQFLVAAMPPAALGIALTLADVDVKASAVITGGLFALLPGRALVAGVQDGLTGFYITAAARLLEVMYFFVGIVIGVLVMLYVGVQLGAHLNPDAALGVTERPLWQLGASMLVSLTFAALLQQERSTVLAVTLNGGVAWSVYGAMRYAGDLSPVASTAVAAGVVGLFGQLLSRYRFASALPYTTAAIGPLLPGSATYFGLLSIAQNEVDAGLVSLTKAAALAMAIAIGVNLGSEVSRLFLRVGSAEKRRAAKRTRGF
- a CDS encoding YbjQ family protein; this encodes MGIEEYGGGQGPQSDVLVVTTNDVPGHRVEQVIGEVFGLTVRSRHLGSQIGAGLKSMIGGELKGLTKTLVETRNQAMERLVEQARTRGANAVLMFRFDVTEAADVGTEVCAYGTAVVLARE
- a CDS encoding inorganic diphosphatase, translated to MEFDVTIEIPKGSRNKYEVDHETGRIRLDRRLFTSTAYPTDYGFVENTLGEDGDPLDALVILDEPTFPGCLIKCRAIGMFRMTDEAGGDDKLLCVPATDPRVEHLRDIHHVSEFDRLEIQHFFEVYKDLEPGKSVEGADWVGRTDAEAEIERSYKRFKDQGGH